A window of the Butyricimonas faecalis genome harbors these coding sequences:
- a CDS encoding sugar phosphate nucleotidyltransferase codes for MNGMIFAAGLGTRLRPLTNDRPKALVELKGKTLLERVIERMKEVQVERLVINVHHFADLVERFLKEKGNFGMDIVLSDEREKLLDTGGGVLRARELFIPGKPVLIHNVDILTDLDLKALIYQHESHEAYATLVVQQTVADRVLKFNHGILKGWENKRTGEQKIVDEGFQGATEFNYCGIQILSPEYLKNIIHRGVFSIIDEHLAQAKDHPIELFRHDGQCLDLGTPEAIKKAAKNFKF; via the coding sequence ATGAATGGGATGATTTTTGCGGCCGGTTTAGGTACCCGGTTGCGACCGTTGACGAACGATCGCCCGAAGGCTTTGGTGGAGTTGAAGGGAAAAACTCTATTGGAACGGGTGATCGAGAGAATGAAAGAGGTGCAGGTGGAGCGGTTGGTGATCAATGTCCATCATTTTGCTGATTTGGTGGAGCGGTTTCTGAAAGAGAAGGGAAACTTCGGCATGGATATCGTTTTGTCTGATGAACGAGAAAAACTGTTAGACACGGGAGGTGGGGTTTTGAGAGCCCGGGAATTATTCATTCCGGGAAAACCCGTACTTATTCATAACGTGGATATATTGACGGATTTAGATTTAAAGGCTCTCATTTACCAGCATGAGTCACATGAAGCTTATGCCACGCTAGTTGTGCAACAGACGGTAGCAGATCGGGTGTTGAAATTTAATCACGGTATTTTGAAAGGTTGGGAGAACAAGCGAACCGGGGAACAGAAGATTGTGGACGAAGGTTTTCAGGGAGCCACGGAGTTTAATTATTGCGGGATTCAAATCCTTAGCCCGGAATATTTAAAGAATATTATTCATCGAGGAGTATTCTCCATTATCGACGAGCATTTGGCGCAGGCAAAAGATCATCCTATTGAACTTTTTCGACACGATGGCCAATGTCTCGATCTCGGTACCCCGGAGGCGATAAAAAAAGCGGCGAAGAATTTTAAATTTTAG
- a CDS encoding response regulator transcription factor yields the protein MDKLKIYLVDDHKLFREGLKLLLSTQDFVRHIYEASNGREFIENLSFVDCDVVLMDIEMPEMNGIDATIEAMKMKPNLKIIVLSMYGDEQYYYKMIDAGAKGFLLKNSGIDKVVTAIQKVAEGESFFSEELLVNILNNMRDNKSETPETVDNDISERELEILYHVCKGLSNQEIADELFISKRTVDKHRANLLSKTGCRNTAALVMYAIKNNIIEI from the coding sequence ATGGATAAATTGAAAATATATCTGGTTGATGACCACAAATTGTTTCGGGAGGGGTTGAAGTTATTGCTTTCGACTCAGGATTTTGTTCGACATATTTATGAGGCTTCGAACGGGAGGGAATTTATTGAGAATTTGTCGTTTGTTGATTGTGATGTCGTGTTGATGGATATAGAGATGCCGGAGATGAACGGTATTGACGCTACAATCGAAGCGATGAAGATGAAGCCCAATTTGAAGATTATTGTTCTTTCCATGTACGGGGATGAGCAGTATTATTACAAGATGATTGATGCTGGAGCAAAGGGGTTCTTGCTGAAGAACTCGGGAATCGATAAAGTGGTAACGGCTATTCAAAAGGTGGCGGAAGGGGAGAGTTTCTTCTCGGAAGAGTTGTTGGTGAATATTCTGAACAATATGCGTGACAACAAAAGCGAGACACCGGAAACTGTAGATAATGATATTTCAGAGCGGGAACTGGAAATCTTGTATCACGTATGTAAGGGGTTGTCGAATCAAGAGATCGCGGACGAGTTGTTTATCAGTAAACGTACGGTCGATAAGCACCGGGCAAATCTGCTTAGTAAGACAGGATGTCGGAATACAGCAGCGTTGGTGATGTACGCGATTAAAAATAATATTATTGAGATATAG
- a CDS encoding sensor histidine kinase gives MVTQIVVYLSLVLQIVAMGFAISLFKRTKFNAAWILISTGFFLMAIYRAIELVPSMHRGESEELYQTKVWLSFVISLAFAIGAFYIRKVFQFLRRLDSIRSETEKRVLSAVIRTEEQERQRFAKELHDGLGPLLSVIKMLLSGFEEKNTPEVNDKIKGNLQQAVDEAITSVREISANISPHILNNFGLRDATESFIRKLRPAEGIDINFKTNIDNRRFIYNVEVIMYRVICELINNTLRHANASKINIDLQLQGDVLYLEYEDNGMGFDVKQAESDGGMGLSNMQYRLNSGNGDIKISSETGRGMIARAFIKCK, from the coding sequence GTGGTTACACAAATAGTTGTATACTTGTCTTTGGTGTTGCAAATCGTTGCCATGGGTTTTGCGATCAGTTTGTTTAAACGGACGAAGTTTAATGCTGCTTGGATTTTGATTTCGACGGGCTTTTTCTTGATGGCGATTTACCGGGCTATCGAGCTGGTACCTTCAATGCATCGGGGAGAGTCGGAGGAGTTGTACCAGACGAAGGTGTGGTTGTCATTTGTTATTTCGCTAGCCTTTGCTATCGGGGCATTTTATATACGAAAAGTGTTTCAGTTTTTACGTCGGTTGGATAGCATACGGAGTGAAACGGAAAAAAGGGTACTGTCGGCTGTTATCCGTACGGAGGAACAGGAGCGTCAGCGTTTTGCCAAGGAATTGCATGATGGATTGGGTCCTTTATTAAGTGTTATAAAAATGTTGCTTTCCGGTTTTGAGGAAAAGAATACGCCGGAGGTAAATGACAAGATTAAGGGAAATTTGCAACAGGCTGTGGACGAAGCAATCACGAGCGTGCGGGAGATTTCTGCTAATATCAGTCCTCATATATTGAATAATTTTGGTTTACGGGATGCCACGGAGTCGTTTATTCGAAAGTTACGTCCGGCTGAAGGTATTGATATAAATTTTAAAACAAATATTGATAATCGTCGTTTTATATATAACGTGGAAGTAATCATGTACCGAGTGATTTGTGAGTTGATCAATAATACGTTGCGACATGCTAATGCCAGTAAGATTAATATTGACTTACAGTTACAGGGGGATGTTTTGTACTTGGAATACGAGGATAATGGCATGGGGTTTGACGTGAAACAGGCTGAAAGTGATGGTGGCATGGGGTTGAGCAACATGCAGTATCGGTTGAATTCGGGAAATGGAGATATTAAGATTTCCAGCGAGACGGGCCGGGGAATGATTGCCAGGGCTTTTATAAAGTGTAAGTAA
- the tamL gene encoding translocation and assembly module lipoprotein TamL — MRFLSMRVAYKISFIFFIFFIFYSCSPTKYVGKDEYLLDRVKVKVDDHKLNRSDLKRNIRQKPNTRILGVARFHLGLYNLSGRNEKRKFNQWLRRIGEAPVIYDPFTTQRSVSQIELYLHNKGFYKVEVSDTIFYKKKKAIVEYHVKMGPVTRIQEVRFDHKEGGRANQIAVESGLMANFRRDTVNTLLEKGAPLDLDVLDDERERITKMLREKGYFNFSKNFIQFFADTTSVTSENMAKVFVRVVENAVDSNAYRRYFVRNISVNFDYDPMLTAEQVDSMYNTLYYNGYNILYKDKLKIKPKMIIETIQLQQMELYDARRVIDTYVRLQALNLFKMVNIDFKEVESDGDVKALDCVIQLSPVKRQSYNVFLEGTHNSGNMGVGGNFTYNHRNVFRAGENISASIWGSLRKEQVNGEGKIFNTSEIGAELKLVTPQFWMPFFKMKDFRRNYAPKTSISFSYSYEYTPYYTRSIANARFGYLWRKANKKWRYNFDLIDLNYVLMKDVDQNFIEGLRNEYIKNAYTDHMILSAVFSATYTDQQVNVKTANYSYFRVNTETSGNLLSVIDGIAGSKSAASGTLNEKYYKIFGVRYAQFVKADAEYRYNWYINRANTLAGRLFVGCGYPYGNMKVLPFEEAYYGGGANDIRAWQARTLGPGSYLATEKYPNSVGDFKLAGNIEYRFKLIWLLEGALFVDAGNVWNINPKENRSGAKLNYDFFNQIAIGTGAGLRLNANFFLLRFDLGIKVKDPSMSVGNRFVLFDSRGGFRRSVFNVAIGYPF; from the coding sequence TTGAGATTTTTGAGCATGCGGGTAGCGTACAAGATAAGTTTTATTTTTTTTATATTCTTCATTTTTTATTCGTGCTCACCGACGAAGTATGTCGGGAAAGACGAGTATTTGTTGGATCGAGTGAAGGTGAAAGTGGATGATCACAAGCTTAACCGGTCTGATTTGAAACGGAATATCCGGCAAAAACCGAATACCCGGATTTTGGGGGTAGCCCGTTTTCATCTGGGTTTATATAATTTGAGCGGGAGGAATGAAAAAAGGAAATTTAACCAGTGGTTACGACGCATCGGGGAGGCTCCTGTTATTTATGATCCCTTCACGACGCAACGAAGTGTCAGTCAGATTGAATTGTATCTCCATAATAAAGGGTTTTATAAAGTAGAAGTGTCGGATACGATTTTTTATAAGAAGAAGAAGGCGATTGTGGAATATCACGTGAAAATGGGGCCTGTTACCCGGATTCAAGAAGTGCGATTTGATCATAAAGAGGGAGGACGGGCGAACCAGATTGCCGTGGAAAGCGGGTTGATGGCTAATTTCCGGCGGGATACGGTGAACACTCTTTTAGAGAAAGGTGCTCCACTGGATCTTGACGTGTTGGATGACGAACGGGAACGCATCACGAAGATGCTTCGAGAAAAGGGATATTTTAATTTTTCAAAGAATTTTATCCAGTTTTTTGCCGATACGACAAGCGTGACCAGCGAGAATATGGCCAAAGTTTTCGTACGAGTGGTTGAAAATGCCGTGGATAGTAATGCTTATAGGCGTTATTTTGTGCGGAATATCAGTGTGAATTTTGATTATGACCCGATGCTAACGGCAGAACAGGTGGATTCTATGTATAATACGTTGTATTACAATGGTTACAATATCCTGTACAAGGATAAGTTAAAGATAAAACCTAAAATGATTATAGAGACCATTCAATTGCAGCAGATGGAATTGTACGATGCCCGGCGGGTGATTGATACTTACGTGCGATTGCAGGCACTGAATCTTTTTAAGATGGTGAATATCGATTTTAAAGAGGTGGAGTCGGATGGTGATGTAAAAGCCTTGGATTGCGTGATCCAGTTGTCGCCTGTGAAGAGGCAGTCTTATAATGTGTTCTTGGAGGGTACGCATAATTCCGGAAATATGGGAGTGGGAGGTAATTTTACTTATAATCATCGTAACGTGTTCCGTGCGGGAGAAAATATTTCAGCCAGTATTTGGGGAAGTTTGAGAAAAGAACAGGTCAATGGTGAGGGAAAGATATTTAATACTTCGGAGATCGGAGCGGAATTGAAACTTGTGACCCCGCAGTTTTGGATGCCGTTTTTCAAGATGAAAGATTTTCGGCGGAATTATGCCCCGAAGACTTCGATTTCTTTTTCGTATAGTTATGAATACACTCCCTATTATACTCGTTCGATTGCTAACGCCCGTTTCGGTTATTTGTGGCGGAAGGCAAATAAGAAGTGGCGGTATAATTTTGATTTGATCGATCTGAATTACGTGTTGATGAAGGATGTGGATCAGAATTTTATCGAAGGTTTGAGGAATGAATATATCAAAAATGCTTACACGGATCACATGATTCTTTCTGCTGTTTTCTCGGCTACCTACACGGATCAGCAGGTGAACGTGAAAACAGCGAATTATAGTTATTTTCGAGTAAACACGGAGACTTCGGGAAATCTTCTTTCTGTCATAGATGGGATTGCCGGGAGTAAAAGTGCCGCGAGTGGGACGTTGAATGAAAAATATTATAAAATTTTCGGAGTAAGATACGCGCAATTCGTGAAGGCGGATGCGGAATATCGTTATAATTGGTATATCAATCGGGCGAATACGTTAGCCGGACGTCTTTTTGTGGGATGTGGTTACCCGTATGGAAACATGAAGGTGTTGCCTTTCGAGGAAGCATATTACGGGGGTGGAGCAAATGATATTCGGGCTTGGCAGGCCAGAACATTGGGACCCGGTTCTTATCTGGCCACGGAGAAGTACCCGAATAGTGTGGGGGATTTCAAATTGGCGGGAAATATTGAATATCGTTTCAAGTTGATTTGGTTGTTGGAAGGAGCGTTGTTCGTGGATGCTGGAAACGTGTGGAATATTAACCCGAAAGAGAATCGTTCGGGGGCGAAACTGAATTATGATTTCTTTAACCAGATAGCTATTGGTACGGGAGCGGGATTGAGGTTGAACGCTAATTTCTTTTTGCTACGTTTTGATTTGGGAATTAAGGTGAAAGATCCTTCTATGTCCGTTGGAAATCGTTTTGTGTTGTTTGATTCACGGGGAGGTTTCCGACGGTCCGTGTTTAACGTGGCGATTGGGTACCCGTTCTAA
- a CDS encoding RNA methyltransferase translates to MMLSKHLTNVIQNLEKKKFREKYNLYKVEGDKLVQELLLSDMKIDSLIARPSWIESNQQHVKKYNTIEVNEIEMGRISNFKSLPEVIALAEIPVKTYNPEEIKDSLSVVLNGIQDPGNIGTILRVCDWFGIRNIFCDHDCANIFNPKSVQASMGAIFRVNVFYLDLVSFIPQFANPDFPCYGTFLEGENIYRMHLPNKGFIVMGNEGNGISAGIEQLVNHKITIPSFAHSLYSTESLNVGVATGIILSEFKRIEYK, encoded by the coding sequence ATGATGCTTAGCAAACACCTAACAAATGTAATTCAAAACCTTGAAAAAAAGAAATTCAGGGAAAAATATAATTTATACAAGGTCGAGGGAGATAAACTGGTACAGGAACTACTCCTCTCTGACATGAAAATAGATTCATTAATTGCCCGTCCTTCGTGGATCGAAAGCAATCAACAACACGTGAAAAAATATAACACGATCGAGGTTAACGAGATCGAGATGGGACGTATTTCCAATTTCAAATCCCTACCGGAAGTCATTGCACTAGCTGAAATCCCCGTCAAAACATATAACCCGGAGGAGATAAAAGACTCGCTTTCCGTGGTTCTCAACGGGATTCAAGACCCCGGAAACATCGGCACGATACTTCGGGTGTGCGACTGGTTCGGTATCCGGAACATATTTTGTGATCACGATTGTGCAAACATTTTTAACCCGAAATCCGTTCAAGCAAGCATGGGAGCAATATTCCGGGTAAACGTTTTTTACTTGGATCTTGTCAGTTTTATCCCCCAGTTCGCGAACCCGGACTTTCCCTGTTACGGGACATTTCTGGAAGGAGAAAACATCTACCGGATGCATCTCCCAAACAAGGGATTTATCGTCATGGGAAACGAGGGAAACGGCATCTCTGCGGGAATTGAACAATTGGTCAATCATAAAATAACGATTCCCAGCTTTGCTCACAGTCTTTATTCGACAGAATCCCTGAACGTGGGTGTCGCCACCGGCATCATCCTCTCGGAATTCAAACGAATAGAATATAAATAA
- a CDS encoding porin family protein — MKKLVILAFFSLIGLTTMAQSLPINFGIHGGWNDAKIKTKGYKVDSHGGYMIGAFARINLGSIYLEPALNFAHKESKINDEIGSIGKFKYNSIDIPVMVGYNILKLPIFKLRGFAGPVASFVTKDLKSGFNTDKMMWNGKIGAGVDVWKLTFDIDYEFGLKKFGDGIKAPKSWNLTLGFKII; from the coding sequence ATGAAAAAATTAGTTATTTTAGCATTCTTCAGCCTTATCGGTTTAACCACCATGGCTCAATCCTTACCTATTAACTTCGGTATTCATGGCGGCTGGAATGATGCAAAAATCAAAACAAAAGGATATAAGGTAGACTCACATGGAGGATACATGATCGGTGCATTCGCCAGAATCAATCTTGGTAGCATTTACCTGGAACCAGCCTTAAACTTCGCCCACAAAGAAAGTAAAATCAATGATGAAATCGGCTCTATCGGGAAATTCAAATATAACTCTATCGATATCCCCGTCATGGTCGGATACAACATTCTCAAACTCCCCATTTTCAAACTGCGCGGATTCGCGGGCCCCGTTGCCTCCTTCGTAACCAAAGATTTAAAAAGTGGTTTCAACACGGACAAAATGATGTGGAACGGGAAAATCGGAGCCGGAGTTGATGTATGGAAACTCACTTTCGATATTGACTACGAATTCGGATTAAAAAAATTCGGGGATGGTATAAAAGCTCCCAAATCTTGGAACTTGACATTGGGATTCAAGATTATCTAA
- a CDS encoding homocysteine biosynthesis protein, whose protein sequence is MAKTYAEINDKIKKGTAVVLTAEEVSELAKTLSPKEIAEKVDVVTTATFGAMCSSGAFLNFGHTNPPIRMEKIELNGVRVSGGLAAVDTYVGATDCNPENPSYGGAHIIEDLVAGKEITLEAWGKGTDCYPRKHIKTVITKDTINEAILYNPRNAYQNYNVATNSTDKIKYTYMGTLLPKLRNASYSTAGELSPLLNDPECRTIGLGTRIFLCGTEGYVTWNGTQFHSTKETNEYGIPTSNARTIAVIGDLKNMSTEFLRGVYYEKYGVSMFVGIGIPIPILDEDLARRVSIRNEQIETTVVDYGNGNKILGKTNYAALQSGEIEVNGHKIKTAPVASLSKARQIAEILKSWIQKGDFLLTEPVRPMPTGTSLKKLQEIEK, encoded by the coding sequence ATGGCTAAAACATACGCAGAAATAAACGATAAAATCAAGAAAGGTACGGCTGTCGTGTTGACGGCCGAAGAGGTATCAGAACTGGCAAAAACACTCTCCCCGAAAGAAATTGCGGAGAAAGTGGATGTTGTGACCACGGCTACTTTCGGAGCAATGTGTTCTTCCGGGGCATTCCTAAACTTCGGACACACTAATCCACCGATTCGCATGGAGAAAATCGAATTGAACGGGGTACGGGTTAGCGGAGGATTGGCCGCCGTGGACACCTACGTGGGAGCAACCGACTGCAACCCAGAAAACCCCAGTTACGGTGGAGCACATATTATAGAAGATCTGGTAGCGGGTAAAGAAATCACCCTGGAAGCTTGGGGAAAAGGCACGGATTGCTATCCCCGAAAACATATCAAAACGGTCATAACCAAAGACACCATTAACGAGGCTATCCTGTATAATCCCAGAAATGCCTATCAAAACTACAACGTGGCCACCAACTCCACGGATAAAATCAAATACACGTACATGGGAACCTTATTGCCGAAATTGCGGAACGCCTCTTACAGCACGGCCGGAGAATTATCTCCCCTGTTGAATGATCCGGAATGTCGCACGATCGGTTTGGGAACTCGCATCTTCCTCTGCGGAACGGAAGGATACGTCACTTGGAACGGAACACAATTCCACTCCACGAAAGAAACAAACGAATACGGCATTCCCACCAGCAACGCCCGCACCATCGCCGTGATCGGTGACTTGAAAAACATGAGTACGGAATTCTTAAGAGGAGTGTATTACGAAAAATACGGGGTAAGCATGTTTGTCGGTATCGGTATACCCATCCCAATTCTGGATGAAGACCTTGCCCGCAGAGTATCTATCCGAAATGAACAAATAGAAACCACGGTTGTCGATTACGGAAATGGGAATAAGATTTTAGGTAAAACAAATTACGCCGCCCTACAAAGCGGAGAGATCGAAGTCAATGGTCATAAAATCAAAACGGCTCCTGTTGCCAGCTTGTCAAAAGCCCGGCAAATCGCCGAGATTTTAAAGTCATGGATTCAGAAAGGAGACTTCCTACTCACGGAACCCGTTCGCCCCATGCCAACAGGAACTTCACTAAAAAAACTCCAGGAAATTGAAAAATAA
- a CDS encoding NIL domain-containing protein: MTKKVILTFPVDATDRPLTYDLIRIYNVKVNILKAEIQPGKTGSLLIEIEADPLRIEQAIAFLNDNGVTVSTVSSKISYDKSRCINCGSCASACFSHALTIEAPDWKLQFNPEKCIACRLCLKACPLKLFKIEFSNPESC; encoded by the coding sequence ATGACTAAAAAAGTAATATTAACCTTTCCGGTAGACGCAACTGACAGGCCCTTGACATACGACTTAATTCGTATCTATAATGTAAAAGTGAATATTCTTAAAGCAGAAATACAACCCGGAAAAACCGGATCACTCTTGATCGAAATCGAGGCAGATCCCTTGAGAATAGAACAGGCGATCGCCTTCCTGAATGACAACGGGGTAACCGTAAGCACGGTATCCAGCAAAATTTCTTACGACAAATCCCGATGCATCAATTGCGGCAGCTGCGCTTCCGCCTGTTTCTCCCACGCCTTGACCATCGAGGCTCCCGACTGGAAACTACAATTCAATCCTGAAAAATGTATAGCCTGCAGACTATGCTTGAAAGCTTGCCCTCTCAAACTTTTTAAGATTGAATTCAGTAACCCGGAGAGTTGCTAG
- a CDS encoding UPF0280 family protein yields MIEYKNRTYREHLQKERWHSFTVAYKETDLWIGIDQASFQESIPTFTESRIQTLREDMDAYLQNDPDYTTSLVPYETKPGAPTIFQEMSEVALKSGIGPMSGVAGAVARRIGQEIKEKYGVREIIVENGGDIYADIQKDIDIAVFAGTSPLSEKVGFTIRADHAPLGICTSSGTVGPSLSFGKADAVMIICKDCALADTYATAFANEIKTTDDIAPCIEKIGKTKDILAAICIKDDKIGIHGIFDFKLFHSKL; encoded by the coding sequence ATGATCGAGTACAAAAATCGCACATATCGGGAGCATTTACAGAAAGAACGTTGGCATTCATTCACGGTCGCCTACAAAGAGACTGACCTGTGGATCGGGATAGATCAAGCATCTTTCCAAGAAAGCATACCAACATTCACCGAATCTCGAATCCAAACATTGCGGGAAGACATGGATGCCTACTTGCAAAACGATCCGGATTACACCACATCACTCGTTCCCTACGAAACAAAGCCGGGAGCTCCAACCATTTTTCAAGAGATGTCGGAGGTGGCTCTGAAATCCGGTATCGGCCCGATGAGTGGGGTTGCCGGGGCTGTTGCTCGCCGAATAGGTCAGGAAATCAAAGAAAAGTACGGGGTACGGGAAATCATCGTGGAGAATGGCGGAGACATCTACGCGGACATACAAAAAGACATTGATATTGCCGTCTTTGCCGGCACCTCTCCTCTATCGGAAAAAGTGGGTTTCACCATCCGGGCCGACCATGCCCCCCTGGGAATTTGTACTTCATCCGGAACCGTAGGTCCCTCTTTAAGCTTTGGGAAAGCGGATGCCGTCATGATTATTTGTAAAGATTGTGCTTTAGCCGACACGTACGCCACGGCTTTTGCCAACGAGATCAAAACAACAGACGACATTGCCCCCTGCATCGAAAAGATCGGGAAAACAAAAGACATCCTTGCCGCCATTTGCATCAAGGACGACAAAATAGGGATACACGGCATTTTCGATTTTAAACTCTTTCATTCTAAACTCTAA